DNA from Nitrospina gracilis Nb-211:
CGTTGGACGCTGGCGAACGCCAGTTCCGTGGACGGCACGTAATACACCAGCAGGAGGATGCCCGTGATCAACTGCAGAACGAAAATGAACAGGCTGAGCCCGCCCAGCGAATACCACTTGTTCAACCGCGCCGGAATCCGATACTCGGTCAATTGGTCGCGCACGATGCTCTGGATGCCGGTGCGGTAATCGATCCAGTCGAGGATTTTTTCGTAGAGATGATTCAACCAGCTAAACATGATACTCAGACAAACCGTATTTGATCGTTGACGATCTCAATCGGCATGCGGTGCAGAGGCTCCGGTGCGGGCCCGGCGAGGACCTCGCCGGTTTCTGAAAATCGCGCCGCGTGGCAAGGGCAAAAAAACTCCTTCTTTTCCGGGACCCATTTGACCAGGCATCCAAGATGAGTGCAGGTGGCGTTGAAAGCGGTGATGCCCTGTTCCGTGTGTATGGCGACCACCGGATGGCCCTGGTGTTTGAGCATCAACCCGGAACCTTTCGGCACCTGGCTCACCGGCACGGTCACTTCCTCGGCCTTGCTCAATTTCGACGGGGCCGGCATCAGGTAGCGAATGACGACATTGGCCGCCATGCCAAGGGTTGCCAGAACCAGCCCGAAAAACGACCACTGCAGAAACCAGCGACGGTTGGTTCCAGGGCTCGGGCTGTGCTCCGCGTCCGGCATGACGTTGTCTTCGGATTGGGGTCGCGTGTCTGTCATGGTTATGGAATCACCTGTTGAATTGAATCGAGTGGAATGTACACCGGAGCCGGTTGCAGAATCTCCGGGCTGTAGCTGTAGATGGCCTCGGCGGTGACGCGGCTGTGACTCGGGTCTTCCACAAAGAACAGAAAGGATTCCCGCTGGGTCGTCCTTGGTGCCAGCCGGTTGTCACTCAGCACCCGCAGTCCCTTGCCCAGCCACAACGGGGTCATCTCGGAGACCAGTTTGCCGGTGGCATCGACCACGGTCTTCTGGTAAACCTTGCGCTGGATCTGGACGGGGTTGCCATTCGACGGATGGACGGAAACTTCCAGGATGATTTTTTTCAGCGGCAGTCCGGTGGGTATCTTGTGCCCCGCCCCCTTGTTGCGGACGGTTACCTCGACCTCCACTTTATTGCGGAAGGTGCGTATGTTTTCGATGTTCACCTCGACGGCTTCGCGCCGCTTGCTCAAGGAATGCCCGCCCGCGAAACCGTGATTGCGGATTGTTTTTCCCGGACCGGACCCCGGTTTTCCGCGCACCACGTCACCCGGAGCCGGTTCCATGTGACAGTCCTGGCACTCGGTGCCTTCCTCGGCGTAAGGGCTGGCTTTCCATTCCGAATACGTTTCGATCAATTTGAAACCGGACTCCTCTTCCAGCTCGTGGCATTCGCGGCAGAACCTGGAACTTTTATAAAGGGGATTCTCGCGTATTTTGTGGGCGGGGGATGTGCCGCCTGCGGAGGGACCCTGCTTGGTCAGCCCGAAGTCAAACAGGTAATTGAACCCGCCGGTGTACTCCGACACCGTATGGGAGATGGAATGGCAGAAGTCGCAGTTGATGCTTTCCTGCGAAAGCGGCTGGCGGAGTTTGAGGTCGTTGTGGATGAGCGAGACCGGGGCGTGGCAGGTGAGGCACCGCTTGCGGATTTCTTCGCCGCGCTGAAAAAACACCTGCATGTACGCCGCCTGGAACACGGCGTTGCTGGCCGCCTTGGCGTGCAGGCTGGTCTGCCACTGCCGGTAGAGGTCTTCATGACACCGGCCGCACTGGGCGCTGGGGGAGATGCCTTTGGGATTCAGCCGCACTTCGGGAAGCACCGCATCCTGCGCTTCCGCCGGTGACGGAACAAACGCGGCCCACCCTGTGGACACAATGACTGCGAGGATCCACTGGATCACGAACAGGTTGGCCTGCTTGCTGGCGTCAGGATTCATGTTACCGTACTCCTCACTCCTCATCACGGTGAAGCGGCAACTGCGATCGATGGGATTCAGAGTATCATTTAAAATTTTTTTTTTAAAGCCCGGATTGTCGTTCCACCCGGCATCCACACGGCACCGAGTTGCAAAATGCCGGAAGCAGGGTTATATTTACCCGAAAGACGATCGTTTCCTGGTTTCATGGAGTTAAAAAAGAGGGGCTTCATGCTGAACCGAATCAAAGCACTGATCCTCGGTACTTTGTGTATAGTTTGCCTTTTCCCCGGAGTGGTCCACGCCGAAAACAAGGTGGACTGGGCTCAGTTCAACCCTGCCCTCAAGGATGCGGTATCCGTCGGTAAAAAAGCGGATTGCTTCCAGTGCCACGAGGGTTACATCCGGGCCTTCTTGAAAACCAAACATGCCCGCAAATTCAAGGCTCGCTTTGGCTATACGGGCCCCGAAACCTGCGAATTGTGTCACGGTCCGCTGAGCAAACATTTGCAGGCGGATTTCGACAGCAAGCTCTCCACGGTCGTTTCCTTTAAAAACATAGAGCCCCGGCAGAAAAGCCGCATCTGTCTGCAATGCCACGAACGTGGTTTGAATCTGCACTGGCAGGGAAGCATGCACGAGATGGCGAATGTCTCCTGCGACAAATGCCATTACGTGATGAACCGGCGCAGTACGCGCCAGATGTTCATCGACGAGGATTCCAAAAAAACCTGTTTCCAGTGTCATAAAGACAAGCGCGCCCGCATTTTACGCTCGGCGCACATGCCGTTGCGGGAAGGCAAGATGTCCTGTGCCAGTTGCCACAACCCGCATGGCGGGCCGGGACCGAGCCTGCTGAAGCAGGCGTCCGTCAACGAGACCTGTTATGCCTGCCACGCC
Protein-coding regions in this window:
- a CDS encoding QcrA and Rieske domain-containing protein translates to MTDTRPQSEDNVMPDAEHSPSPGTNRRWFLQWSFFGLVLATLGMAANVVIRYLMPAPSKLSKAEEVTVPVSQVPKGSGLMLKHQGHPVVAIHTEQGITAFNATCTHLGCLVKWVPEKKEFFCPCHAARFSETGEVLAGPAPEPLHRMPIEIVNDQIRFV
- a CDS encoding cytochrome c family protein, whose translation is MNPDASKQANLFVIQWILAVIVSTGWAAFVPSPAEAQDAVLPEVRLNPKGISPSAQCGRCHEDLYRQWQTSLHAKAASNAVFQAAYMQVFFQRGEEIRKRCLTCHAPVSLIHNDLKLRQPLSQESINCDFCHSISHTVSEYTGGFNYLFDFGLTKQGPSAGGTSPAHKIRENPLYKSSRFCRECHELEEESGFKLIETYSEWKASPYAEEGTECQDCHMEPAPGDVVRGKPGSGPGKTIRNHGFAGGHSLSKRREAVEVNIENIRTFRNKVEVEVTVRNKGAGHKIPTGLPLKKIILEVSVHPSNGNPVQIQRKVYQKTVVDATGKLVSEMTPLWLGKGLRVLSDNRLAPRTTQRESFLFFVEDPSHSRVTAEAIYSYSPEILQPAPVYIPLDSIQQVIP
- a CDS encoding DmsE family decaheme c-type cytochrome; protein product: MLNRIKALILGTLCIVCLFPGVVHAENKVDWAQFNPALKDAVSVGKKADCFQCHEGYIRAFLKTKHARKFKARFGYTGPETCELCHGPLSKHLQADFDSKLSTVVSFKNIEPRQKSRICLQCHERGLNLHWQGSMHEMANVSCDKCHYVMNRRSTRQMFIDEDSKKTCFQCHKDKRARILRSAHMPLREGKMSCASCHNPHGGPGPSLLKQASVNETCYACHADKRGPMLFEHGPVRENCSHCHDSHGSNHLSMLKLKVPYLCQACHSSQFHPSGLYDGTQLAPGTNNRDLQGKACLNCHSKIHGSNHPSGARFTR